The genomic stretch CATCGGCAGAAAAATCTTCACGAAGAACCTGGGAAAGCTGTATCCATCAATGTAGGCCATCTCGTCGTATTCGCGAGGCACCCCGGACATGAAACCTTCCAGGATCCACACCGCCAGTGGCACGTTGAACAGGCAGTGCGCCAGCGCCACCGCGAGATGGGTGTCGAACAGGCCTATGGAGGAATAGAGCTGGAAGAACGGCAGCAGGAACACTGCCGGCGGCGCCATCCGGTTGCTCAGCAACCAGAAGAACAGGTGTTTGTCACCCACGAACTTGTACCTGCTGAAGGCATAGGCAGCAGGCAAAGACACCAGCAGGGTGATCACCACGTTCATGGAAACGTAGATCATCGAGTTGATGTAGCCGTTGTACCAACTCGGATCCGTGAAAATGACCTCATAGTTGGCAAGGGTAAAATCCTCAGGCCAAAGAGTCAGGCCACTGAGAATTTCCTGGTTGGTCTTGAATGACATGTTCAGCAACCAGTAGATCGGTGTCAGCAGGAGCAGGATAAAAATCGTGATCCCGACGTTCTTGGAACGCGTCTGTTTCATCACAGTCTCCTTATTTTTCTTTGTCGGCAGCAGTAATGGCGGTGAAGAACAGCCATGAAATCAGCAGCACGATCAGGAAGTAGATCAGCGAGAAGGCCGCTGCCCGGCCGAGGTCGAACTGGCCGACCGCCATGGTGGTCAACGTCTGGCTCAGGAAGGTGGTTGAGCTTCCGGGGCCGCCGCCGGTCAGAACAAAAGGCTCGGTGTAGATCATGAAGCTGTCCATAAAGCGCAGCAACACGGCGATGATCAGAACATTCTTCAGGCGCGGTAGCTGGATGTAACGGAACACCGCCCACCTGGAGGCACGGTCAATCTCCGCGGCCTGGTAGAAGGCTTCCGGAATCGCCCTCAGGCCGGAGTAACACAACAGGGCCACCAGGGGTGTCCAGTGCCAGACATCCATCAGCAACACGGTCAGCCAGGCATCCAGGGTGTCACCGGTATAGTTGTAATCAAACCCGATCGCGTTCAACGCCCAGCCGAACAGGCCAATATCGCCGCGGCCGAAGATCTGCCAGATGGTGCCCACCACGTTCCAGGGAATCAGCAGCGGAATCGCCAGCAGGATCAGGGCCAGGGACGCCTTGATGCCTGATTTCGGCATCATCAGTGCCACCCCGATGCCGAGTGGAATCTCGATCAGCAGTACCGCACCGGAGAAAATGAACTGCCGCAGGAGGGACTCCTGAAGCCGCTCATCATGGAGAATGATTTCGAACCATTCGGTACCAACGTAATAGGCGTTACCGGGCCCGAAAATATCCTGTACCGAGTAGTTGACCACTGTCATCAGTGGGATCAGCGCCGAAAAAGCCACCAGCAGGAAGACCGGAAGGACCAGCCACCAGGCGCGATTGTTGGGAATTTTGACCATTATTGTTGCTCCTTGATCAGGAACTCATCCACGTAGAGCATCAGCCACTGCTTGGGAAACGACAGATGCACCACCCCGCCAATTTCCGCTTCAAATTCTTCGTTCTGGCGGGCTTTCAGCGTTTCGTGGCCGAGTTCGACGGTGACAATCTTGTAAGTGCCCAGATCTTCGACATCGAGGACTGTAGCCTCAAAGGTTTCATCAGTGGCCTGATCAGAAACCTCGACAAACTCCGGGCGTATGCCGATCTTGAGATTGCTGGTTTTCTGGCGTTGCAGAACCTCCACCTGCCATTCATCCAGAGGCACCACGATGCTGCCGAAACAGACACCGCGCGGGCAGCGCTGTACCTCGATCAGGTTCATGCCGGGGCTGCCGATGAAGAAGCCCACAAAGGTGTGGTTCGGCCGCTCAAACAGCTCGGTCGGGGTTCCGAACTGAACGATTTGGCCGCCGTACATCACCGCGATCTTGTCGGCGAACGTCGAAGCCTCCAACTGGTCGTGCGTGACATAGACCATGGTGATGTCGAATTGCTCGTGAATCTGCTTCAGCTTGCGCCGGAGTTTCCACTTGAGCTGGGGGTCGATCACCGTCAGCGGTTCATCGAACAGAATGGCGGATACGTCTTCCCGGACCAGGCCACGCCCCATGGACACCTTCTGCTTTTCATCGGCCGTGAGATTCTTGGCCTTCTTGTAAAGCTTGTCCTGAATTTCCAGGACTTCGGCAATTTCGTGAACCCTCGCCTTGACCCGGGACGCTTCAACCCCGTTGTTCCGCAACGGAAAAGCCAGGTTATCGAACACGGTCATGGAGTCATAGATCACCGGGAACTGGAAGACCTGTGCAATGTTCCGGTCCCTGGGGGACAGTTCGTTGACCCGCTTGCCATCAAACAGAACGTCCCCCTCCGACGGCTGAAGCAGGCCGGAGATAATGTTCAGCATGGTGCTCTTGCCACAGCCGGACGGGCCCAGCAGCGCGTAGGCTCCGCCCTTATCCCAGACATGATCGAGGTGCCGGATAGCATAATCATCCGGGCCGTCCGGCGTGTCACTGTAACTGTGAGCGAGTGATTTCAGTTGAATCTCAGCCATCAGGCAGCCCTCTTTGATGTCTCGGACGGGGTGTGCACCAGCTGTTCATTGCTGTCGAATACGAACAGCTTGTTGATCGGCAGATAAATCTTGATGGGTGAACCGGTCCGGTAGGAATGCACACCCATCAGTTGAGCGACCATCTCGAAATGGCTGTTCTGGACGTGCATGAAGGTCTCGGAACCACTGATGTCGCTGAGCTCAACCTCCATCGACATTTCCAGGTCGTCATCACTGGTGGGTACCAGGCCGATGTGACTCGGCCGGATGCCGAACCAGTAGTCCCCGGGCGCGAGCTTCGACAGTTCCCGGGTCAGGCCGTGGTGCGAGTATTCATCGAAGGTGACCTCGGTATCGGTAACTCGGCCGCGAATCATGTTCATTGGCGGCTCGCTGAACAGCTCGGCTGCCAGAGTGTTGGTGGGCGCCCGATAGACACTCATGACCGGCCCGGTCTGAACCACGCGGCCCTCATGCAGGAGCGTGGTGGTTCCCCCAAGAGCGAGTGCCTCGTTGGCCTCCGTGGTGGCATAGACCGCAATACACTGGCGCTCCTGGAACAGTTGGCGGAGCTCCGACCGCAGCTCTTCCCGGAGCTTGTAGTCAAGGTTCACCAGGGGTTCGTCGAACAGCACCAGCGTGGCATCCTTGACCAACGCCCGGGCCATGGCACACCGCTGCTGCTGGCCGCCCGACAGCTCCAGCGGATAACGCTTGAGCAGAGGGTCAATCCGGAGCATCGCGGCGGTTTCCCGAACTCGACGTTCGATCTCACTGTCCGGCATTTTCGCCAGCCGCAGCGGCGATGCGATGTTCTCAAACACCGTCAGGTTGGGGTAGTTGATAAATTGCTGGTAAATCATCGAGATGTTCCGCTGCTGGACAGCCTGCCCGGTAACATCCTCGCCGTTATAGACAAGGCGGCCTTCGGAGGGCTTGTCCAGCCCGGCCATCAGTCGCATCAGAGAGGTTTTACCAGCCAGTGTGCGTCCAAGCAGAACATTGAATGAACCTGCCTCGAAGGTCAGGTTGGCATCCCGGATGTAGTCGACACCGTCGACCTCACGGGAGATATTCTCCAGTGTTAAGGACATAGGCTTTCCTTGTTGTTCTTGTGGAAACTCGCTCCGGGTGCTCAGTCGGCATCCCGGAAATTCGATTTCGAATCCCATTACGCAAGGCGTGTACCAGTTTTCACATACCCTTAGGTATTTTTACCTATCGCGTTGTTTTATAAGATATTATCTCTAACCCGTAATTTCTCAACCGAAAATTTATATGTTCGTTTAGCAATACTTTGTTCAAATTGAACATTGACGTGAACAGTGTTTGCACAGATGATTGAACAGGTGACAGCGGGGTGTTGACCGGATACCCGGAAGGTATAGCCGCAAAAAACAACAAACGAACACCAGAGTAAGACCGGATGAGAAAAAACGAATACTCCGATTACCGACGCGTGATCGCCGACTCCTGGAACCGCTGCATTGCATGGGGCCTCAGCCATGAACATGAACCGGCGGCTCCCGAACCGGAGGCGGGGCGGCTGGAGGAAATTCAGCGCCTGCATGGCGAGTTACTTGCGGTGACCGAAGCCGAGGTACTGCCCTACTACCGGAACGTGCTCGCCAACAGCCGCTGCCTGATTCTGCTTGCCGATCAACATGCCACGGTGCTGAATAGCTGGGGTGACGAACGCATTACGGAAACCCGCCTGAAGCCCTGGTTCCAGAAAGGTGCCAACTGGCAGGAGCAGAACTGCGGGACCAATGCCATCGGGACAGCGATTGCCATCGGCGCACCGGTCCAGATCAAGCGCAACGAGCATTTCCTGAAGGCCAACCGCAGCATTATCGGCTCCGCCGCCCCGATTTTTGATGCCCACCGGCAAATTGCCGGCGTTCTAAGCGTTTTCAGCGACGCTTACCTGCCCCAGGCTCATACCCTGGGCATGGTTCGCCTGCTTTCCCAGTCTGTGGAAAACCGTCTGATCAGTCGCCAGTTCGGCCCGGACCATTTCCAGATAACGGTCAATACCACCGCCGACAACTTCGACAGCCCCTGGTCGGGTATCCTTGCCAGCGACGACTCCGGGCGGATTATTGCCAGCAACCAGCGGGCGGATCAGTTGCTTGGAATGCCAACGGTCAATGCACGCCTGGATGAATTGTTCACCACCCATCGAAACCATATTCTTGGTTATCGCGAACAGGAGCCGCTGCAGCTGACAACGCGGAGCAAGGTTCGGCTGAGCGCCCGAATAAAGCGGCCGTCTCTGCCAGAAAAGCCTCCGGAGCGAACGCAACAACCATCCGGGACCGGCAATACCGTGCAGAGTGGGCTCCAACCCGACATAGACCACCTGGAGTTCGGCGATTCGGCCGTGAAGCGCTGCGCCACCCAGAGCCTCAAGGTACTTGAGCGCGGCGTGCCGGTGCTTATTACAGGAGAAACCGGGGTGGGAAAAGAAGTCCTGGTCAAGGCGCTGCACCAGGCCTCGCACCGCAAGGATCAGCCCCTGATGGCGGTAAACTGCGCCGCCATTCCACCGGAGCTGGTGGAGTCGGAGCTGTTCGGATACGAGCCCGGAGCCTTTACCGGAGCCCGCGCTCAGGGCTCCCTGGGCTTTATCCGGAAGGCTCACAAGGGCATTCTGTTCCTCGATGAAATCGGCGAAATGCCGCTTTCGGCACAGTCCCGCCTGCTGAGGGTTTTGCAGGAACGGGTTGTCACTCCGGTCGGTTCCACAGAGAGCGTTCCCGTCGATATCCTGCTGGTAACCGCCACCAACCGCCCCCTCAATTCACGCATTGATGATGGCCATTTCCGCGCTGACCTCTACTACCGCATCAATGGCTTGTGTGTGGAGCTGCCATCACTCCGGCACCGGGCCGACCGGCGACGCCTGATACAAAACATCTATGCCCGGCACCGGGATCCCTGCCAGGCGGAAGAGCTGTCTCCGAAGGTGCTGTCGGCGCTTGAAAACCATCCCTGGCCGGGCAACATCCGCCAACTGGTGAATGTACTTCGGGTGGCCGTGGCGATCGCTGACGGTGAAGACATTCAGGTCTGGCACCTGCCAGAGGACTTCCTGGCCGAATTCGATTCGGCGGCGAACAGCGAGACCAGCCCGGAAACCCGAGCGCAGGCAGAACACACCGGCCAGGCGGAAGCGGACCCGCTGGCCCGAACGCTGCAGGTCTATCACAAGTACACCGGGAATATATCCCAGGCAGCCAGAGAGCTGGCGATCAGCCGGAACACCCTTTACAAGCGGCTTCGGGAACTTGGAGTTCGCTAACCACGCCAGGGCTGTGCGGCCCCGTGTCGGTCAGAGTTTCTGTACCGCCGTTATCCAGCCCTCGTAAAGCTGGTCCCGGTGTTCTTTGGTCATCACCGGCTCAAAGTTACGGTCGCAACGCCACAGCCCGGCCAACTCCTCAAGAGAGCCATAGACCCCCGCCTCAAGGCCGGCCAGGTAAGCGGCTCCCAGCGCTGTTGTCTCGACCAGTGACGGGCGATCCACCCGGGCGCCGAGGATATCCGCCAGGAACTGCAAAACCCAGTTGTTGGCCACCATACCGCCATCCACGCGCAAGGTCACCGGGCGTATGCCATCTTTCTCCATGGCTTTTTGCAGGTCCTTCGTCTGGTAACACACCGACTGGAGACCGGCAGTGACAATTTCCTTGATGCCGGTATCCCGGGTCAGGCCGAAAATGGCACCGCGAGCATTCGGATCCCAATAGGGTGCGCCGAGGCCGGTAAATGCCGGCACCAGATAGACACCGTGATCCACCGGCGTTCCCTCGGCCAGAGGTTCGGTCTCGCAGGCATCACGGATAAGCCGCAAACCATCCCTTAGCCACTGGATGGTCGCACCGGCTATAAAAATACTGCCCTCCAGCGCGTAGGTAGGCTTGCCATTTATCCGATAGGCCACCGTGGTCAGTAGGCGATGCTCCGACTGCAGGGCCTTGTCGCCGGTGTTCAGCATCAGGAAACACCCGGTTCCGTATGTGCTCTTTGCCATTCCGATGCTGAAACAGGTCTGGCCGAACAGCGCCGCCTGCTGATCCCCGGCGATACCCAGCACACGGGTTCCGTTCAGTGCGCCACCCTGGGCGATCTGCCCGAACTGATCGGCGGAATCCATGACTTCCGGCAGCAAGGATTCGGGAATACCAAAGAGCTCCAACAGTTCCGGATCCCACTGCTGGGTGTGGATATTGAACAGCAGGGTCCGACTGGCGTTGGTGGCGTCGGTACGATGTTCACGGCCGCCCGTCAGTCGCCAAAGCAA from Marinobacter subterrani encodes the following:
- a CDS encoding carbohydrate ABC transporter permease; this encodes MKQTRSKNVGITIFILLLLTPIYWLLNMSFKTNQEILSGLTLWPEDFTLANYEVIFTDPSWYNGYINSMIYVSMNVVITLLVSLPAAYAFSRYKFVGDKHLFFWLLSNRMAPPAVFLLPFFQLYSSIGLFDTHLAVALAHCLFNVPLAVWILEGFMSGVPREYDEMAYIDGYSFPRFFVKIFLPMIRSGIGVTAFFAFMFSWVELLLARTLTSVDAIPIGAVMTRTVGASGIDWGVLAAAGSLTIIPGILVIWFVRNHVATGFALGRV
- a CDS encoding carbohydrate ABC transporter permease, which gives rise to MVKIPNNRAWWLVLPVFLLVAFSALIPLMTVVNYSVQDIFGPGNAYYVGTEWFEIILHDERLQESLLRQFIFSGAVLLIEIPLGIGVALMMPKSGIKASLALILLAIPLLIPWNVVGTIWQIFGRGDIGLFGWALNAIGFDYNYTGDTLDAWLTVLLMDVWHWTPLVALLCYSGLRAIPEAFYQAAEIDRASRWAVFRYIQLPRLKNVLIIAVLLRFMDSFMIYTEPFVLTGGGPGSSTTFLSQTLTTMAVGQFDLGRAAAFSLIYFLIVLLISWLFFTAITAADKEK
- a CDS encoding ABC transporter ATP-binding protein encodes the protein MAEIQLKSLAHSYSDTPDGPDDYAIRHLDHVWDKGGAYALLGPSGCGKSTMLNIISGLLQPSEGDVLFDGKRVNELSPRDRNIAQVFQFPVIYDSMTVFDNLAFPLRNNGVEASRVKARVHEIAEVLEIQDKLYKKAKNLTADEKQKVSMGRGLVREDVSAILFDEPLTVIDPQLKWKLRRKLKQIHEQFDITMVYVTHDQLEASTFADKIAVMYGGQIVQFGTPTELFERPNHTFVGFFIGSPGMNLIEVQRCPRGVCFGSIVVPLDEWQVEVLQRQKTSNLKIGIRPEFVEVSDQATDETFEATVLDVEDLGTYKIVTVELGHETLKARQNEEFEAEIGGVVHLSFPKQWLMLYVDEFLIKEQQ
- a CDS encoding ABC transporter ATP-binding protein produces the protein MSLTLENISREVDGVDYIRDANLTFEAGSFNVLLGRTLAGKTSLMRLMAGLDKPSEGRLVYNGEDVTGQAVQQRNISMIYQQFINYPNLTVFENIASPLRLAKMPDSEIERRVRETAAMLRIDPLLKRYPLELSGGQQQRCAMARALVKDATLVLFDEPLVNLDYKLREELRSELRQLFQERQCIAVYATTEANEALALGGTTTLLHEGRVVQTGPVMSVYRAPTNTLAAELFSEPPMNMIRGRVTDTEVTFDEYSHHGLTRELSKLAPGDYWFGIRPSHIGLVPTSDDDLEMSMEVELSDISGSETFMHVQNSHFEMVAQLMGVHSYRTGSPIKIYLPINKLFVFDSNEQLVHTPSETSKRAA
- a CDS encoding sigma-54-dependent Fis family transcriptional regulator, with protein sequence MRKNEYSDYRRVIADSWNRCIAWGLSHEHEPAAPEPEAGRLEEIQRLHGELLAVTEAEVLPYYRNVLANSRCLILLADQHATVLNSWGDERITETRLKPWFQKGANWQEQNCGTNAIGTAIAIGAPVQIKRNEHFLKANRSIIGSAAPIFDAHRQIAGVLSVFSDAYLPQAHTLGMVRLLSQSVENRLISRQFGPDHFQITVNTTADNFDSPWSGILASDDSGRIIASNQRADQLLGMPTVNARLDELFTTHRNHILGYREQEPLQLTTRSKVRLSARIKRPSLPEKPPERTQQPSGTGNTVQSGLQPDIDHLEFGDSAVKRCATQSLKVLERGVPVLITGETGVGKEVLVKALHQASHRKDQPLMAVNCAAIPPELVESELFGYEPGAFTGARAQGSLGFIRKAHKGILFLDEIGEMPLSAQSRLLRVLQERVVTPVGSTESVPVDILLVTATNRPLNSRIDDGHFRADLYYRINGLCVELPSLRHRADRRRLIQNIYARHRDPCQAEELSPKVLSALENHPWPGNIRQLVNVLRVAVAIADGEDIQVWHLPEDFLAEFDSAANSETSPETRAQAEHTGQAEADPLARTLQVYHKYTGNISQAARELAISRNTLYKRLRELGVR
- the glpK gene encoding glycerol kinase GlpK: MSQYILSIDQGTTSSRAILFDLQGNIHATRQQEFPQHFPASGWVEHDPEDIWSSVRQTCDAVMSEACAEDDEVIAAGITNQRETTILWDRKTGEPVYNAIVWQDRRTASYCESLKSQDLEPLVSGKTGLLIDPYFSATKIRWILENVAGARERAERGELAFGTIDSFLLWRLTGGREHRTDATNASRTLLFNIHTQQWDPELLELFGIPESLLPEVMDSADQFGQIAQGGALNGTRVLGIAGDQQAALFGQTCFSIGMAKSTYGTGCFLMLNTGDKALQSEHRLLTTVAYRINGKPTYALEGSIFIAGATIQWLRDGLRLIRDACETEPLAEGTPVDHGVYLVPAFTGLGAPYWDPNARGAIFGLTRDTGIKEIVTAGLQSVCYQTKDLQKAMEKDGIRPVTLRVDGGMVANNWVLQFLADILGARVDRPSLVETTALGAAYLAGLEAGVYGSLEELAGLWRCDRNFEPVMTKEHRDQLYEGWITAVQKL